The region CTCCTTCGCAAGGAAAAAGTATCCTTCCTTTTTTTAAATTTGGAAGTCGTGAACGTAAAAATTCATTTGGTTCTTTACCATATACATATTCTTCGTTCGCATAACGTTCGTTCCAGAAATTTTTGGTATACATACGACTCCTCTGTTCTGAATGAATCAGTGATTCTATTTTATACCAAAGTTCTGAGACTAGAAATCCTTTTTCAATAAAACCGAATTAATTCTTCAGCTGATTCTCGCGGAGTGTGGAAACGGTTTAGGTTGGAATCCGGTTTTGGATACCCAATACTCAAACCCAGAATCACTTTTTCTTCGGTGGGAAGGCCTAACGAATTTTTGACCACATCAGGAAAGGAACTGAGGGCAGCTTGTGCACAAGTTCCCAACCCCTCTTCCCTTGCCAAAAGTAACACTGATTGGAGAAAACATCCTAAATCAATTCCCACATAATAATTAAGATCAAATTTGGATGTAATGAAGACTGCAGTAGGAGCACCAAAAAATTCAAAGTTGCGAAGCATAAACTGATTTCTTGCCTCTTTGTCTTTTCTTTCAATGCCTGCCATTTCATAAATTTTCATACCTAAATCAAACATTCGTTTTTTCGCATCACTCGGGTAAGACTCCGGCCAATTGGTTTCTGGTCTTGGGGTCGATTCGTATGCGGCTTTCACTAATTCTTTCGAGAGTTGGTTCCGTTTTTCCCCACTCACAATATGTATCTTCCAAGGTTGTGAATTTTTCCAACTGGGAGTTCGTAAAGCTTTGTGAAATACCTTCTGCAAAATTTCATCGGGGACGGAGTCGGGGAGGTATTCCCGAATGCTATGTCTCGTTTCAATTGCTTCCGAAACTGAGGTTGCGATTTCATGGATGGATATCATACTTGAGTTCATTTGGATTTTCTCCTGAACAATATACATACCAGTCGGTATGTATTGGGCAAGCATTTTTTATACATACCGGTTGGTATATTGTTTGCTTCGTTTCCATAGAATGAGAACATGTATGGGATATGAAAAAAGAACCAACCCGAGTCCGACTTTTACAAGTCAGTCGAAATCTATTTTTAAAGCAGGGTTATTCAGAGACAGGTCTCAATCAAATCGTGGAGGAAGCAAAAACGGTTAAGGCCAGTTTGTACCAACATTTTGCCTCCAAAGAAATGTTGGGTAAAGAAGTGATTCGAATTTATTCCAACGAAAATCTAACCTTACTCAAATCTTTGATGAAACGAAATCCAAAACCATTGGATTTTGTAAAGGCTTGGGTTCGCATTCTCTCCCGTGAAGCAAGGTTGTCGCAACTTTTTGGATGCGGAATGGCCAATTTCCGCGCACAAATTGCACCTCATGAACTGGAAATTCAGAAAGAAATTGAAGAAATCGCCTATCGAACCATCCAGTGTTTGGCGGAGTATCTGGAAGAGGCGGTAGGAAATGGTCATTTAATTTCCAAAGTAGATTGTCGACTGCTCGCCAAACATTTATTTTTTGTTTATGAAGGGGTCCTGCAAGGGTATCGTTTGCTTGATGATAAACGGTCATTGGATGAATTATACCGAATTGCGGAAAGTTTGATCCCATCTCCTAAATGAAAATCACCCGACTCCTAATTCTGATCTTATGTTTGATTTGGTATCATCCCATATTTGCTGATGGAGATTTAGAGGTAAAATTTCAAATTGTAAAATCCAATTCGGGAAAACCAGTTACCAATGCTGTAGTCATTTCTAAAAAAGCAAAAACAAGTGCAATTTCCGATGGGGAAGGAATCGCCAAACTTCGATTTCCCGAACCTGGATACTATGAAGTCAAAATTTCTACGGCCGATAGAAAAGAATCTGTATTTCGCGAAGTTCGGTTCAAAGGCCAAGTCATCCTTGTCACCATATCCGAGGCTAACTTAGCAGGCATCGTTGTCAGCGGAGAAAGAGATAAAACTCCCCTTTCACGGTATGGACTTGTCCAGGATGAGATCAAACGCCTACCGGGAGTGTCTGGTGATTCACTAAAAGCACTGCAAACCATTCCCGGAGTTGTGATAGGAGCACCAGTGGGAATTTTACCATCGGTGTTTACAAACATTGGTTCCAATTTACTGACAGGAAATCCTTATTCCAATAGTGAAAGAGGGGACTTGTCGTTACGCGGAGGTGGCACCAGACAAAATCAATATTACTTTGATGGATTTCCTCTTCCCTATCCCTTTCATTTGGGAAACCAGTCATCTGTCTTAAATAACAATTTAATCAAATCCTTTGATGTGTTTACCGGTGCATTTCCAGCTAAATATGGTTATGCGACTGGAGGAATTATCTCCATTGAGGGAACGGATCGTGTGGATGAAAATAAAACCGTCATCAATACCAATTTGTTTTTGTCAGATATCTATAACCAATCCAAAATCCTTCCGGGCCTAGCCATGATTAGTTCGGGGCGTAAGAATTATCCTAACGTAGTTTTGCTTCAAGCCTACCCCCAAGGAATTCCAGAAGATGCGAAATACGCTGAATACAATGATTACCAATGGAAACTCATTTGGGATATCAATGCTGAACATAGATTGACAGTCCAAACTTTTGGAACTCGCGATAGGCAGGCCTATACCAAAGCCCAAGCGGATTTGGAAAGGGGGGGCGATGACCCGCGTCCACCTACAGGACTCGACCGAATGTTTCGCACTGATGCCATTCGTTACGTTTGGAAACGGAAAACGTTTCGAAATACAATCTCTTATTCGCGTACATCCTTTAATGAATTTTTCGAACTCAAATTTACAAATCCATTGACTGCGGAAAACATCTTTGGGTTACAAAACCGAACCACAGATACAATCACTTATGTTCAAAATGCATTTGAATGGGAACTTTGGGAGGAACATCTCAAACTGGAAGCTGGAGTGCAAGGCCGGTTTCGAGAGACAACTTTAAAGGGAGAAAATATCTCTTCCTATAATCGTTTATTTTATAATATCTTTAATGATCTTTTGAATTCCAATGCAGCTTTCCGATCTGTGATTGATGGTGATCGAATTCGTTACCGAGAAAAATCTGCGTATGTTGAACTCCCATTTAAATATGGTGGATTTCGCCTAACACCAGGTGCACGAGTGGATCATTATTCAGGAAGTAATGAAACCAATTTAGCACCCAGGATCACTGGTGGTTATTTATTTGAATCTACAAAAACTGGGAT is a window of Leptospira kanakyensis DNA encoding:
- a CDS encoding nitroreductase, with protein sequence MNSSMISIHEIATSVSEAIETRHSIREYLPDSVPDEILQKVFHKALRTPSWKNSQPWKIHIVSGEKRNQLSKELVKAAYESTPRPETNWPESYPSDAKKRMFDLGMKIYEMAGIERKDKEARNQFMLRNFEFFGAPTAVFITSKFDLNYYVGIDLGCFLQSVLLLAREEGLGTCAQAALSSFPDVVKNSLGLPTEEKVILGLSIGYPKPDSNLNRFHTPRESAEELIRFY
- a CDS encoding TetR/AcrR family transcriptional regulator, with product MKKEPTRVRLLQVSRNLFLKQGYSETGLNQIVEEAKTVKASLYQHFASKEMLGKEVIRIYSNENLTLLKSLMKRNPKPLDFVKAWVRILSREARLSQLFGCGMANFRAQIAPHELEIQKEIEEIAYRTIQCLAEYLEEAVGNGHLISKVDCRLLAKHLFFVYEGVLQGYRLLDDKRSLDELYRIAESLIPSPK
- a CDS encoding TonB-dependent receptor plug domain-containing protein codes for the protein MKITRLLILILCLIWYHPIFADGDLEVKFQIVKSNSGKPVTNAVVISKKAKTSAISDGEGIAKLRFPEPGYYEVKISTADRKESVFREVRFKGQVILVTISEANLAGIVVSGERDKTPLSRYGLVQDEIKRLPGVSGDSLKALQTIPGVVIGAPVGILPSVFTNIGSNLLTGNPYSNSERGDLSLRGGGTRQNQYYFDGFPLPYPFHLGNQSSVLNNNLIKSFDVFTGAFPAKYGYATGGIISIEGTDRVDENKTVINTNLFLSDIYNQSKILPGLAMISSGRKNYPNVVLLQAYPQGIPEDAKYAEYNDYQWKLIWDINAEHRLTVQTFGTRDRQAYTKAQADLERGGDDPRPPTGLDRMFRTDAIRYVWKRKTFRNTISYSRTSFNEFFELKFTNPLTAENIFGLQNRTTDTITYVQNAFEWELWEEHLKLEAGVQGRFRETTLKGENISSYNRLFYNIFNDLLNSNAAFRSVIDGDRIRYREKSAYVELPFKYGGFRLTPGARVDHYSGSNETNLAPRITGGYLFESTKTGIMAGHGIHYNAPVSVEALSAKSGNPNLFMERAEHNSIGVSQEFANNWQIKIEGFRNIFQNIIVPDAYVVDPYALNNDTRVFVNETAKVFANPITPKNLNYSNAGYGHSEGVEFFIKKTKDPREQSGLFGWISYTNSITKRINNQSRLNSDETRNRTLLNNSRTLLAQAKMGTNYINYYDDNNLEIIYNNDKEQLYDLDRTHILNVVFGYKFNPEWMVGGRFRYFSGTPYTPITSATRANQAATFGLNLYFPNYSGNYNSDRFLPFHQFDLRIDRIENYSWGYINTYIEFVNFYGRRNQAGFEFDNTKNFQRNQNPAPTYDTVNSPYIVSQTPNGKMAIIPLVNIGIEVRF